The Flavobacterium sp. 123 genome contains a region encoding:
- a CDS encoding GIN domain-containing protein: MKKYIPLLLLLLFTSLSFAQHKEKIKGSKIVTLEPKEISSFNQIEIEDNLEVFLERGEKNEIKIEADDNLHEIIEFNLKDNILRIYTSKEAINYKKLIVRVTYTNTLDMVSTKNQSSVNAIQQILLDNITFKTNDNSQLYLNVNSKNFILQADDKSKTELNLKSENATIELSKNSSLKALVNAVDLKCDLYEKSNTTIEGDVTNANIRLDNSSTLKGNKLTVKNADVTTEGNSNCSLFVETNIIVEAVDKSEIEILGAPKIEIRKFEGEAKLLKKLK, encoded by the coding sequence ATGAAAAAATACATTCCTTTACTCCTATTACTTTTATTCACTTCGTTGTCATTTGCACAGCATAAAGAAAAAATAAAAGGTTCGAAAATTGTAACGCTTGAACCAAAGGAAATTAGTTCTTTTAATCAAATTGAAATAGAAGATAATCTAGAAGTTTTTTTAGAAAGAGGGGAAAAAAATGAAATAAAAATTGAAGCCGACGACAATCTTCATGAAATAATTGAATTTAATTTAAAAGATAATATTCTTCGTATTTACACTTCAAAAGAAGCTATAAATTACAAAAAACTAATCGTTAGGGTTACTTACACAAATACTTTAGATATGGTTTCAACAAAAAACCAATCTTCTGTAAATGCAATACAACAAATTTTATTAGACAACATTACATTTAAAACTAACGACAACTCACAGCTTTATTTAAATGTCAATTCAAAAAATTTCATATTACAAGCTGATGATAAATCAAAAACTGAGCTTAATTTAAAATCCGAAAATGCAACTATCGAATTAAGCAAAAACTCCTCTCTTAAAGCTTTAGTCAATGCTGTTGATTTGAAATGTGATTTATACGAAAAGTCAAATACAACTATAGAAGGAGATGTTACAAATGCAAACATTCGATTGGATAATAGTTCGACTTTAAAAGGAAATAAATTAACTGTAAAAAATGCAGATGTAACAACTGAAGGCAATTCTAATTGTAGTCTTTTTGTAGAAACAAACATAATTGTTGAAGCCGTTGATAAATCTGAAATTGAAATCTTAGGAGCTCCAAAAATTGAAATACGAAAATTTGAAGGAGAAGCTAAATTATTA
- a CDS encoding head GIN domain-containing protein: MIKLITLITKLIVIALMTLLFGSCGHLINHKSIEGSGHVTTEKRIVEGDFKSVEVSNAIDLVIEQSDKTEIIVEADDNLQNEITTKVENGKLIIACDYNSFLDVSSKKVTVKMPVIEEIEASSASNVNSANTLKGQHIQLNSSSASAMHLTIEADDINCDSSSGSTIVVNGMALKLTISASSGSNIDAKRLEANDIIANASSGATIAIHPIVSLIAEASSGGNINYNSTPKSIQKNSNSGGNISQE; the protein is encoded by the coding sequence ATGATAAAACTAATCACATTAATAACAAAACTTATTGTTATTGCTTTAATGACCTTACTATTTGGTTCATGCGGACATCTAATAAACCATAAATCAATAGAAGGAAGCGGACATGTTACCACCGAAAAAAGAATTGTAGAGGGTGATTTTAAAAGTGTAGAAGTTAGTAATGCAATAGATTTAGTTATTGAACAATCTGATAAAACAGAAATTATTGTAGAAGCTGATGATAATCTTCAAAATGAGATAACAACGAAAGTAGAAAATGGGAAACTGATTATTGCTTGTGATTATAATTCATTCTTAGATGTTTCTTCAAAAAAAGTTACTGTAAAAATGCCTGTTATTGAAGAAATAGAAGCATCAAGCGCATCAAATGTAAACAGTGCTAACACCTTGAAAGGGCAACACATTCAGTTAAATTCTTCTAGTGCATCAGCTATGCATCTTACTATTGAAGCTGATGATATCAATTGTGATTCAAGTAGTGGTAGCACAATTGTCGTAAATGGAATGGCGCTTAAACTTACCATCAGCGCTTCAAGTGGAAGTAATATTGATGCAAAAAGACTAGAGGCTAATGATATTATTGCAAATGCATCAAGCGGAGCAACAATAGCAATTCATCCTATTGTGAGCTTAATTGCGGAAGCTTCGAGCGGAGGAAACATTAATTATAATTCAACCCCAAAATCCATTCAGAAAAACTCAAATTCTGGAGGAAATATCAGTCAAGAATAA